In Lepisosteus oculatus isolate fLepOcu1 chromosome 17, fLepOcu1.hap2, whole genome shotgun sequence, a genomic segment contains:
- the mkks gene encoding molecular chaperone MKKS — translation MSRLSNKKTSLCTAEPLSDDKVCQKLAVFRQIFTSCFGPTGRLKQIHNNVGGHVQTTSTSAVLLKGVFTSHPVLKLLTASVLNHISCFSDCGLFAAILSCALIENAQRLNIETGITLKVYRHLLCLCKDYLNQEECGCRVRIDFGNSQSLLSLARSVIASKPACMLTYKEVQHVSSLVVQAFLQTVPCEAEGSVCLGKVVFVSVEGHRAMDSALFPGLLVEMPEMLSASDLKWLDHRAITLALFNTSLSGDLSETGDGTLEVSCGLSPEAAVLELLLRMGKQIISDGVALLACQKVVHPVLKQYLKEHHVIVIERLGISLMEPLSQMTGALPIASFQSPVPSKCYGQLSNILVKSFGSRQMLNLIPAGDSTVCSLGLCNRNETTLNELKLTCQNAEHVLRLSLKSPFALFGGGCTETHLAAYIRNKCSSGVDGTLLGPGCSPTQFQMAADSFCRALESVGRSLEHDGGESLVDLRCGHRWSGPGGAAPDVPWKDVVSLCGCGRLDRHEGLQWVILGGKGPSFSPTLPAESCAQHLVLDSFPAKLNALQVAVETANLILDLKYVIQDVN, via the exons ATGTCTCGTCTGTCAAATAAAAAGACCTCGCTCTGTACTGCTGAACCTTTATCAGATGATAAAGTGTGTCAGAAACTGGCAGTGTTCAGGCAGATCTTCACATCATGTTTTGGTCCTACCGGCAGACTCAAGCAAATACATAACAATGTGGGAGGGCATGTCCAGACCACATCTACGTCAGCAGTGCTTCTGAAAGGAGTTTTCACATCACACCCTGTCCTCAAGCTACTTACTGCATCTGTTCTGAACCATATTTCTTGCTTTAGCGATTGTGGTTTGTTTGCAGCTATCCTCTCCTGTGCCCTTATCGAAAATGCACAAAGATTAAATATTGAAACGGGCATTACCCTCAAAGTGTACAGGCATCTCCTATGCCTGTGTAAAGACTATCTGAATCAAGAGGAGTGTGGCTGTAGAGTAAGAATTGATTTTGGCAACAGTCAGTCTCTGCTGTCCCTGGCACGTAGTGTCATAGCTAGCAAACCGGCCTGCATGTTGACTTACAAAGAAGTGCAACACGTCAGCTCACTGGTGGTGCAGGCGTTCTTGCAGACAGTTCCCTGTGAGGCTGAGGGAAGTGTTTGTTTGGGGAAGGTGGTCTTCGTTTCTGTCGAAGGCCACAGAGCGATGGATTCAGCTCTGTTTCCTGGCCTGCTGGTAGAAATGCCAGAGATGCTGTCTGCTTCTGACCTGAAGTGGCTAGATCACAGAGCCATCACTCTGGCGCTGTTCAACACTTCGCTCTCGGGTGACCTTTCTGAGACGGGGGACGGAACGCTGGAAGTTAGTTGTGGCCTCAGCCCAGAAGCAGCCGTCCTGGAGCTGCTGCTGAGGATGGGGAAGCAGATCATCAGTGACGGTGTAGCGCTGCTTGCATGTCAGAAGGTGGTACATCCTGTCTTGAAGCAGTACCTGAAGGAGCATCATGTGATTGTCATAGAGAGGTTGGGGATTTCACTCATGGAACCACTAAGTCAAATGACAG GTGCCCTACCTATTGCTAGTTTTCAGTCTCCTGTTCCATCCAAGTGCTATGGACAGCTGAGCAATATCCTTGTGAAGAGCTTTGGGTCTAGACAGATGCTTAATTTAATCCCAGCTGGAGATTCAACAGTCTGCAGTCTGGGGCTGTGCAACAGAAATGAGACTACCCTTAATGAGCTCAAG TTGACGTGCCAAAATGCAGAACATGTCTTGAGGCTATCACTGAAGAGTCCCTTTGCGCTTTTTGGTGGAGGGTGTACAGAAACACATTTGGCTGCCTACATCAGAAACAAG TGCAGCAGTGGTGTCGATGGTACGTTACTGGGGCCTGGCTGCTCACCCACCCAGTTCCAGATGGCGGCTGACAGCTTCTGCCGAGCCCTGGAGTCAGTGGGCCGATCCCTGGAGCACGACGGAGGGGAATCCCTCGTGGACCTGCGCTGTGGCCATCGCTGGTCCGGGCCCGGCGGCGCTGCCCCCGATGTTCCGTGGAAGGACGTGGTCAGCCTGTGTGGCTGTGGACGGCTGGACCGACATGAAGGTCTGCAGTGGGTCATTCTCGGTGGCAAGGGCCCCTCGTTCTCTCCCACCCTGCCAGCTGAGAGCTGTGCTCAACACCTCGTGCTGGATTCCTTTCCGGCAAAGCTCAACGCTTTGCAGGTAGCCGTTGAGACAGCCAACCTCATCCTGGATCTCAAGTATGTCATACAAGACgtcaattaa